Below is a window of Corallococcus silvisoli DNA.
GGTGTCCACGGCGGGCTTCAGGCCGGTGATCTCCTTGAGGGCCCCGGCGAAGTCATCCGCGCGCACCCGCTCGCCCACCTTGTCCCGCGCGTGGGTGAAGGCGGTGTGGAGGTTCTTCTCCGGCTCGTCGGTGAAGCGCTGCGGGTTGGTCTGCCCGCCGGCCACGTCCTTGCCCTGCTTCTCCACGATGTTGACCACGCGCTTGAACGCCGCCGCCAGCGGCTGGAAGTCGGAGTGGCCCACCAGCACGCTCAGCGCCTCCAGGCGCTTCTTCGCCGCGACGAGGTCATCGAACCCCACGGCCAGCACCGCCTCCACGACGTCCGTGCGGTGCTGCTCGCCCCAGAGCGCCTTGAGGCGTCCGCGGAAGAACTCCAGCACCTGTTCGCGCGGCGCCGCTTCGCCCGGCTTGCGCTTCACGTTGGCCAGCTTCGGGGCCAGCAGGCGCAGCGCCTCATCCACCGCGGCCGACAGGCTGAAGCGATAGCCGCGCCCCAGCACGATGCGGATGATGGACAGGCACGCGCGGCGCAGCGCGAACGGATCCGCCGCGCCCGACGGCGCCTTGCCAATGGCGAAGATGCCGCACAGCGAGTCCAGCCGGTCCGCCAGGCCGATGAGCGCGCCCGCGTCCTGGGTCGGCAGCGCGTCCTCGGCGCCGCGGGGGAGGTAGTGCTCGGCGATGGCCAGCGCGACCGCCTCGGGCTCGCCGCCCGCGCGCGCGTACTCGCGGCCCATCACGCCCTGGAGCTCCGGGAACTCGCCCACCATGCCGGTGACGAGGTCCGCCTTGGACAGCGTGGCGGCGCGCTCCACCGTGGCCACCTCCCCTGCCCTGCCCGTGGCCTGCGCCAGCCAGACGGCCAGCGCGCGGAAGCGCTCGACCTTGTCCAGGTACGTGCCCAGCTGGTTCTGCCACACCACGCGGCCCAGCTTCTCCACGCGGTCGCCCAGGGGCGTCCGGCGGTCCTCGTCGAAGAAGAAGCGTCCGTCCGCGAGCCGGGCGGCCAGCACGCGCTGATAGCCGCGCAGGGAGAGCTGCTCGTCGCGCACCGGCGTGTTGGACACGGCGATGAAGAGCGGCAGCAGCTTCCCCTTCTCGTCCGTCAGCGAGAAGTAGCGCTGGTGGCTCTTCATCTCCTGCACCAGCACCTCGGGCGGCAGGTCCAGGTGACGCGCCTCGAAGCTGCCCACCACGGGGCTCGGCAGCTCCACCAGGTTCGTCACCTGATCCACCAGCCCCTCGTCCTCCAGGAGGCGGGCACCCGCTGCCTTCGCGGCCGCGTTCACCTTCTCCACCAGCGACGCACGGCGCTTGCCGATGTCCGCCAGCACGTGCGCCTTCTCCAGCGTGGCCTCGTAGTCCGCGGGCGACTTCAGCGCGATGGGACCGGGCGCGAGGAAGCGGTGGCCATGGGTGGTCCGTCCGCCCTTCACGTCGCCCAGCACCACGGGCAGCTCCGTGTCGCCCAGGAGCGCCACCAGCCACTGCACCGGACGCGCGAACGCCGTGTCCACGTCACCCCAGCGCATGGACTTCTTGAAGTTGATGCCATGCACCGCGGTGTGCAGCGCGTCCTGGAGGATGGCCTCCGCGGGACGGCCCTTCTCCTCCACGCGCGCGGAGAGGTACTCGCCCTTGGCCGTCGTCGTGCGCCCGAGCGCGTCCACGGACAGCTTGAGGCTCTCGGCGAACTTCTCCGCCGCCTTGGTGGGCTTGCCCTGCGCGTCGAAGGCGGCCTTGGCGCTGGGCCCCAGCACCTCCTTCGTCACGTCCTCGCCCGCGTCCGCCACGCCGCGCACCCACACGGCCAGCCGGCGCGGCGTACCGAACGTGCGCACCTCGCCGTGCTTCAGGCGGGCGTCGGCCATGCGCTCGGAGAGGACGCGCTTCAGGTCCTCCAAGGCCGGGACGATGAACGACGCCGGGATCTCCTCGGCACCGATTTCCAGGAGCAGATCACGCGCCACGGGCCACCTCCCCCTTCTCCTTCTTCTCCACCGGCTTGTTGAGCTGCACCGTCTTCCAGTAGTCGCTGGCGGGCTTGCCCTCCAGCACCGGCGGCTGCTCACCCACGGTCCACGGCGTCTTCGTCAGCGGGAAGCCCAGGCGCTCGCGCATCTGGAGATAGCCTTCCGCGCACAGGCGCGCGTTGTCGCGCACGCGCTTGATGAAGTTGGCGCGCTCGGTGACGGAGATGGCGCCGCGCGCGTCCAGCAGGTTGAACGTGTGCGAGCACTTGAGCGCGAAGTCGTACGCGGGCAGCGGAAGGTGGCGCTCGATGAGGCGCTTGCACTCCTTCTCGTACGCGTCGAACAGCGCGAAGAGCATCTGCGGATCCGACTCGTGGAGGGCGTACTTGCTCATCTCCACTTCGTTCGCGTGGAACACCTCGCCGTACTTCACGCCCTTGACCCACTCGATGTCGAAGACGTTCTCGACGTTCTGCAGGTACATCGTCAGGCGCTCGAGCCCGTACGTCAGCTCCGCGGCGACCGGGCGGCAGTCGAAGCCACCGCACTGCTGGAAGTAGGTGAACTGCGTCACCTCCATCCCATCACACCACACCTCCCAGCCCAGGCCCCACGCGCCCAGGGTCGGCGACTCCCAGTCGTCCTCCACGAAGCGGATGTCGTGCTCCAGCGGATCCATCCCAATCTTCCGCAGCGACTCCAGGTACAGCTCCTGGACGTTCTTGGGCGCGGGCTTGAGGATGACCTGGAACTGGTGGTGCTGGAACAGGCGGTTCGGGTTCTCACCGAAGCGGCCGTCTGCGGGGCGCCGCGAGGGCTGCACGTAGGCGACGTTCCACGGCTCGGGGCCGAGCGCGCGCAGGAACGTGTACGGGGCCATGGTGCCCGCGCCGACTTCCGTGTCGTACGACTGGGTGACGATGCATCCCTGGTCGGCCCAGTGCTTCTGGAGCGTGAGGATGAGGTCCTGGAAATACATGATGGCGAGTCCTTCTCGCAGTGCGTCGAAGGCGGAGGCTGAACGCGGCGGACCCTAGTGAGGGGGTCCAGGAGCGTCAAGGACGGGCATCAGTCCGAATAGGCCGGGAGGTCGGCCAGTCGAATCTGGAGCTTCGTCACCTCCCCTGGACGGATGGGAGCGGACAACAGCTTGCTCGTTCCGCCGGGGTCCTGAGGGTCCACGATGCGCAGGCGGTAGGTGCCGATGGGGAGCGGGAACTTCGTCAGCGGGGACGTGCCCAGCTGCGTCGCGCCGTCGAATACCGCGGCGTTCTTCGGCACCGTGTAGAGCGTCAGCCAGCCCAGGCCCGCCTTCGCCGCGCCCTTCGCGGTGGTCGTGTCGAGCACCTCCGGGGCCTCCGTCTGCGTGACCGTGGTGACAGGCTCCGGCACACGGGGTGGGGCCACGGTGGGCGCGGCCGGCGTGGGCTTCGGGTCGACCTTCGCGACCGTCGGCTTGTCGGCGGGGGCCACCCAGTTCGCGGGAGAGCTGCCCGGCTTCGCCTTGCGGGCGCCCTTGCCGGCGGCGCCCTTCTTCGCGTCGGCGGTCGGGGTCTCCGCCTCCGCGACGGGCTCGGACGGGGGGGCCGGAGGAGTCTCCTGCTGCGGCGGCTTCTCGGGCTCGGTCTTCGCGACGAAGCCCGGCGGAGGACCGGACCGCTTGGGGGGCCACTCCGCGGTCGCGCTGGGATCCACGGGCGCTGCCGGATCCAGCTCCGCCTTCACCCACTGCTTCGCGGAGTCGAACGCGGGCATGAACAGGCGGCGCACCGGCTCCAGCGTCGCCAGGTAGCCCACGCCGCCCAGGATGAGGAGCAGCACGAGGCGCATGCCCCAATTGGAGCGCTGCGGTGGAGCCTCCGGTGCCGCGTCCGCGGCCTCCCCGGCCCCACGCGCGGGCCGGGTGCCCCCGCGCGCCGGCCGGGTGCGGAAGCGCTGCGTCTGGAGATCGCTGGGGGGATCCAGCAGCGCGTCGGCCTGGGGTGCGTTCCGGGCCTCGGCGGCCTCCGGGCGCGCCGAGGGACGTGCCCTGGCGGGCCGCGCGCTGTCCGCGGGAGGACGCACCACCCGGGGGATGGGAGCCGCTTCAGCGCCCGCGGGCCGCTGCGCACGCGGCGTCATCGGTGGCGTGTTGACGCGCGACGCCCCGTCGGCGGAAGGACGCGGGGTCGCGCGAGGGGCGGGCGTCGGGGACTCGGCCGCGGTGCGGCGCACGGGCGTGGGACGGAAGGACGCCGCGGCCTCCGAGGGCGGGGCGTCCGCGTGCGGCGACTTCACCTGCGCGGTGGTGGCGGCCGCCGCCTGATCCGTGCCCTCCTCCACCTGAAGCGCACCGGCGGCCTCGCTGACGCGGGCGTCCTCGGCGCGGCTGGCCAGTTCCAGGAGGGTGCGCGTCTTCTGACGCTTCTCCTCGAAGAGCTCGCCCATGACGGCGGTCATCTGATCTTCGTCGAACAGCTCGGCGCCGAGCGTGGCCTCGATGGCGCGCGCCATCTCCCGACAGGTGCCGAAGCGCTGGGCCGCGTCGCGCGAGAGCGCCTTGAGCACCACCGCTTCAATCGCCTCCGGGAGCGTGGCGTTGAGCGAGCGCGGCGCGGGAATCTCCCCGTCCACGATCTGCATCATCACCGCGGCCTCGCCCGGAGCGTTGAACAGCCGCTGACCGGCGACGAGCTCATGGAACATCACGCCCGCGGAGAACTGGTCGCTGCGGCCATCCAGGCCCTGTCCCCGCACCTGCTCCGGGGACATGTACCCGCTGGTTCCCTTCACCGTGCCCACCTGCGTGCGGCCCAGCTTGCCGCGCGCCTTGGCGATGCCGAAGTCGATCACCTTCACGACGCCGTCGTAGGTGATCATCACGTTCTTCGGGGACACGTCGCGGTGCACCACCGCCACGGGCCGCCCAGACGGATCCATGAAGTGGTGCGCGTAGTGCAGCCCCAGGCACGTGTCGCGCATCACGCGGGCGCTGAAGCCCAGCGGCAGCGCGTAGTTGCGCCGGGCCGCCATCTTCACCACCTGCTCCAGGTTCTGACCGGGCAGGAACTCCATGGCGAGGTACAGCTCGCCGTCCTCCTCACCCAGGTCGAACACCTGTCCGATGTTCGCGTGCGAGAAGGCGGCGGTGATGCGCGCCTCGTCGAGGAACATCTTGACGAACTGGTCGTCCTTCTTGATGTCGGGGAGGATCTGCTTCACCGCGACGAACTTGCGGAAGCCGCCGGGACCGGAGGTGAACGCGAGGAACAACTCCGCCATCCCGCCCATCGAGAGTCGGGTGAGGATCTCGTATTTTCCGATGCGCCGCCCCCGGTCGGGATCTTCTCCGGCGCCTCCCTGCGTGCTCATGGCCCGGGGGATGTTACCTGTCACGCCCCCCCAGGTCGATGCTCGTCTTCTCTTGGACGGACAGGCCCTCCCCCCCAAACGGCTCAGGAGCCCGGGGAAAGCCGCTTAGGCGCCGAACCGTTGCCGCCGCACGTCAAGCATCCAGGCCTCGAGCGCCGCCACCGCCGACGCGGGGGGCTCCAGCGGCAGCGTGGAGGACGCGTCCGCCTCGTCGAGCACCGCGAAGGCGCGCGTCACCCCCTGTTGCCACTGCTCGCTGAGCGCGTCGGACAGCTCGATGTGCTCCCCCCGCTGCTTGCGCTCCACCAGCGCGCGGGCTTCGGCGAAGCCATACGGCTCCAGCAGGTGGGTGACGTCCGTCTCCACTTCGCCCGTGCGCAGCAGATGCGTCCCGGTGAGCGTGGTGCGCAGCACGTACAGCAGCTTCTTCGCGGAGCGAAAGCCGCTCTTCTCCCATTCGCGGAGCTGCCCCTGCGCGAAGCCGCGGTAGTGCCGGTGGACACGCCGCGACAGGACGGCCCGGACCCGAGGCCGCAGCGCCTCCAGCTCCGGCAGCGCCCGCACGGTGACGGCGCCGAGCACCCGCTCGATGTAGTTGCCGTTGCCCTGCAGGATGCCGAGCAGCACCGGCTGCAGCTCGTTGGACGAGTAGTCCACCTCCACGCCCTCCCGCACCTCCAGGCGCTCCGCCGGCACGTGCCGGGGCTGGAGGCCCAGGAGCGCGGCGGTGGGTGCGATGTGGATGGACTTGAGGTCCAGATCGCTGTCGTGCGAGGGGAAGCCGTACGCATGCGCGCCAGACAGCGTGATGACCAGGTGCTCGCGCTGGAGGGACTCCTCGTCCAGCACCCTGTCCGCCATGCGTGCCTGATGCTCCGTCACCATGCCCTTCATTCCGCTCCTCCCTCCAGCGCCGGGGCCTCCGGCGCGTCGCGGCCCAAGGGCCCAGGG
It encodes the following:
- the glyS gene encoding glycine--tRNA ligase subunit beta, which codes for MARDLLLEIGAEEIPASFIVPALEDLKRVLSERMADARLKHGEVRTFGTPRRLAVWVRGVADAGEDVTKEVLGPSAKAAFDAQGKPTKAAEKFAESLKLSVDALGRTTTAKGEYLSARVEEKGRPAEAILQDALHTAVHGINFKKSMRWGDVDTAFARPVQWLVALLGDTELPVVLGDVKGGRTTHGHRFLAPGPIALKSPADYEATLEKAHVLADIGKRRASLVEKVNAAAKAAGARLLEDEGLVDQVTNLVELPSPVVGSFEARHLDLPPEVLVQEMKSHQRYFSLTDEKGKLLPLFIAVSNTPVRDEQLSLRGYQRVLAARLADGRFFFDEDRRTPLGDRVEKLGRVVWQNQLGTYLDKVERFRALAVWLAQATGRAGEVATVERAATLSKADLVTGMVGEFPELQGVMGREYARAGGEPEAVALAIAEHYLPRGAEDALPTQDAGALIGLADRLDSLCGIFAIGKAPSGAADPFALRRACLSIIRIVLGRGYRFSLSAAVDEALRLLAPKLANVKRKPGEAAPREQVLEFFRGRLKALWGEQHRTDVVEAVLAVGFDDLVAAKKRLEALSVLVGHSDFQPLAAAFKRVVNIVEKQGKDVAGGQTNPQRFTDEPEKNLHTAFTHARDKVGERVRADDFAGALKEITGLKPAVDTFFDKVMVMAEDRDLRENRIRFLTEIGALFNQVADFSKIQAEAAAA
- the glyQ gene encoding glycine--tRNA ligase subunit alpha is translated as MYFQDLILTLQKHWADQGCIVTQSYDTEVGAGTMAPYTFLRALGPEPWNVAYVQPSRRPADGRFGENPNRLFQHHQFQVILKPAPKNVQELYLESLRKIGMDPLEHDIRFVEDDWESPTLGAWGLGWEVWCDGMEVTQFTYFQQCGGFDCRPVAAELTYGLERLTMYLQNVENVFDIEWVKGVKYGEVFHANEVEMSKYALHESDPQMLFALFDAYEKECKRLIERHLPLPAYDFALKCSHTFNLLDARGAISVTERANFIKRVRDNARLCAEGYLQMRERLGFPLTKTPWTVGEQPPVLEGKPASDYWKTVQLNKPVEKKEKGEVARGA
- a CDS encoding serine/threonine-protein kinase, translating into MSTQGGAGEDPDRGRRIGKYEILTRLSMGGMAELFLAFTSGPGGFRKFVAVKQILPDIKKDDQFVKMFLDEARITAAFSHANIGQVFDLGEEDGELYLAMEFLPGQNLEQVVKMAARRNYALPLGFSARVMRDTCLGLHYAHHFMDPSGRPVAVVHRDVSPKNVMITYDGVVKVIDFGIAKARGKLGRTQVGTVKGTSGYMSPEQVRGQGLDGRSDQFSAGVMFHELVAGQRLFNAPGEAAVMMQIVDGEIPAPRSLNATLPEAIEAVVLKALSRDAAQRFGTCREMARAIEATLGAELFDEDQMTAVMGELFEEKRQKTRTLLELASRAEDARVSEAAGALQVEEGTDQAAAATTAQVKSPHADAPPSEAAASFRPTPVRRTAAESPTPAPRATPRPSADGASRVNTPPMTPRAQRPAGAEAAPIPRVVRPPADSARPARARPSARPEAAEARNAPQADALLDPPSDLQTQRFRTRPARGGTRPARGAGEAADAAPEAPPQRSNWGMRLVLLLILGGVGYLATLEPVRRLFMPAFDSAKQWVKAELDPAAPVDPSATAEWPPKRSGPPPGFVAKTEPEKPPQQETPPAPPSEPVAEAETPTADAKKGAAGKGARKAKPGSSPANWVAPADKPTVAKVDPKPTPAAPTVAPPRVPEPVTTVTQTEAPEVLDTTTAKGAAKAGLGWLTLYTVPKNAAVFDGATQLGTSPLTKFPLPIGTYRLRIVDPQDPGGTSKLLSAPIRPGEVTKLQIRLADLPAYSD
- a CDS encoding nucleotidyltransferase domain-containing protein; protein product: MKGMVTEHQARMADRVLDEESLQREHLVITLSGAHAYGFPSHDSDLDLKSIHIAPTAALLGLQPRHVPAERLEVREGVEVDYSSNELQPVLLGILQGNGNYIERVLGAVTVRALPELEALRPRVRAVLSRRVHRHYRGFAQGQLREWEKSGFRSAKKLLYVLRTTLTGTHLLRTGEVETDVTHLLEPYGFAEARALVERKQRGEHIELSDALSEQWQQGVTRAFAVLDEADASSTLPLEPPASAVAALEAWMLDVRRQRFGA